One window of the Primulina eburnea isolate SZY01 chromosome 18, ASM2296580v1, whole genome shotgun sequence genome contains the following:
- the LOC140819101 gene encoding uncharacterized protein produces the protein MIHMISRGATDGDSGRARKAHGRMLENFEISRGADLPQDLAISFGPDDLRGIVAPHNDALVVTATVANYNVSRIFIDNGSSVNILFKSTLDKMKVEGFEFEPISIPLYGFVGHAIPPLGQIFLPLSLGHEPRQVTKMTTFTVVDTPSAYNGILGRPGLKDFRAVASTYHQKLKFLVGKEVGVLCGD, from the coding sequence atgattcatatgatctcgaGGGGTGCTACTGATGGAGATTCCGGGCGAGCCCGAAAGGCGCATGGGAGGATGTTggagaattttgaaatatctagGGGTGCGGACCTACCCCAGGATCTTGCCATCAGTTTTGGACCGGATGACCTCCGAGGCATTGTGGCTCCTcataacgatgccttggtggtAACGGCCACCGTTGCCAATTACAATGTGTCACGaatatttattgataatggaagctcTGTTAATATCCTGTTCAAGAGCACTTTGGATAAGATGAAGGTGGAGGGATTTGAGTTCGAGCCAATCTCTATTCCTCTATATGGATTTGTAGGACATGCCATCCCACCGCTCGGTCAGATTTTCCTTCCTCTATCTTTGGGACATGAGCCTCGACAGGTAACAAAAATGACAACATTTACTGTGGTGGACACCCCATCCGCTTACAATGGAATTCTGGGGCGACCAGGCCTAAAGGATTTCAGAGCTGTAGCGTCCACGTATCATCAGAAGTTGAAGTTTCTTGTAGGGAAGGAGGTTGGAGTTTTATGCGGGGATTAG